The genome window ttctatCTCCTCTCCTTTCACTGTTACTTTGTGAGAAAATCTAAGATACTGGAGACGTGAAAGTTTAGGTAAAATCCCAAGTGGCATGATTTTTAGGTCCTCTGCGTCCAGATCAAGGTATGTCAAGTTGACCAACATTTCTAAACCATCAGGTACTTCTTTAATTCCAGTTCTCCCAAGGTCTAACTTCCACAATGTTGTGAGCTTTGCTAACGAAGCCACATGTTTTAATTTTCTACACCATCTAAGCCTTAATGCGGTAAGATTCTCCAAGCTAAAGACTGAATTCGGCAAAGATTCAATACCAGTATCTGATAGATCAAGAACCTTGAGCCCATGCAAATGCTCAAACAAAGAATCTGGGACATTTTTTAATGAACGGTTACCTCGCAGCAACAAGGTTGACAAGTTAGGACACCTTGGTGATATATTAGAAGGGATTGTTGATATGTCCTTGTACATCAAAGAAGCCTTTACAAGATCCTCATTCCAATTACCTTCGTCTGAAAAATCCTCCCGTCCCAAGTGACCTACCATAAACTCAGGACTTGCAACCTGGAGCACCATGTCTCTTATCAAATCATGCATCTTCACAAACTTTTCCTGTGCATCAATTCCACCTTCTAATAAGGAGGCATTTTCAAGTCTTTTCAATATAGAATAGCCCCCACAAAACTCTAATTGCctactctttcttctttcaaaaATTCCCTCATCAATCAAATGATCTATCAACTCTTCTTTGTCAATCATGAAGTCTTCGGGGTATAATGCACAATGTAAGAGACACTGTTTAAGTTTCTCTTCTTTCAATCGTACATAACTGAATTTAAGCACCGCACGCACCTTCTCCACTATATCGTCAAACCCCGTTAATGATGTACTCAACTGGTCCAATGCATCTGTCCACTGATACTCATAATCTAAGCCTTTGAAGCTTGCAGCTGTCACGACAATTGCAAGAGGCAACCGAGCACATGTTTGAAGAACCTCTTCCGCAATTGCTTTCAAATCTGGAGAATTAAAaacatctttttctattttatgcaAAAATAACTCTCGTGCCTCCTTTTCTGATAGCAACTCCATTTTGATATTCTTTTGACAACTCATTTTTTTACAAACATTAAGATCTCGAGTTGCCAACACTATTTTGCATTCATTTGCTGAAGTAGGCTCTGGAATTCCTACTTTCTCAAGAGCAAATGTTTCCCACAAATCATCTAGGATTAGCACATACCTCCTATCTTTCAATGCTGTGTATAACTCCGCTGCCCCTGTTATTTCATCCTCAAATTTTGGGAGTCCTAATTTCAACTTGCCGGCAATTTCATTTTGTAGGTTGATAATATCATTAGCCTTTGCTACAGTCACCCAAATTACACTTTCAAATCTGTTTGACTCatttaataagaaattattaACTTCTTTCATGACAGTCGTTTTGCCAATGCCGCCCATGCCATAAACACCAATCTTTCTAACATTATTATCTAACAAGCATGCTataatctctttctttgttctttgagCAGTGCTTTCTCCCACTAAGGTCGATGGTGGCATCATGTGACCAATGCGTTCAGGTAGATCAAGAACCAAACCATCAGTGAAATCACCCGCTTGATAAAGTTCCTCCACCTCTTTTGTCTTCTTAAAAGCAAATTCTCCCTTCTGCATACGTGAGAGAAACATCCATCTGGCAGGTTCTTGTCCAATGTCTATGTCACCCTTAATTGTTTCCACATTTTGAAGCCAAGTTTCAACTTCGTCCTTTGGTTTTTTTCCTTGACGAAGTTTTgaatccaatattttttttatgtcattCTTCCGGCCTTCCAGTAATTCCCATTTTCTGTGCAGATTCTTCACATGTTGATCAGCCTCTCTGTAATAATTCCAATATTCGACTACTATTGTAGGAACAATGTTTCCAACAATCGAAGCTAATATCTCCATTGGAAAGACCCTGCATGATAGATGCACCCAAGATGTAGATCAGGCATATTGGCCATGTGTTgggggaaaagagagagaagaataacaaacaaacaaacaaagaggGGATGAATACATTTTAGTCCCCAACTTTTGATATGGAGTTAATATGTACCTCCAGATTTTGTTTCGTAGTTACTAATAGCTCTTTAATTCTTGACAGAGAAATTAACAGTCAAATAAGTAATATGGTTATAATTACATTTctttaaaggtaaaattttagaacaaaaaaaaaaaagaacaactgACATGGAAAAATATAAGGATGGAAGAAACAAGCCATGACACTGAAATTAGAAATTGATGATTTTGAACTCGGCAACAAACAAATCCAGGAATTATAAGTCATACTCTCATATGTACCACCAACGTTCACTACTCCTTTTTTTGTCTCTTGACCCATTGGAGTCAAACCCTATGAAGAATTTGATAGGAGGGAAGTATGGTACAGATTCCATAATTACATTATACAATT of Quercus lobata isolate SW786 chromosome 8, ValleyOak3.0 Primary Assembly, whole genome shotgun sequence contains these proteins:
- the LOC115956538 gene encoding disease resistance protein SUMM2-like yields the protein MEILASIVGNIVPTIVVEYWNYYREADQHVKNLHRKWELLEGRKNDIKKILDSKLRQGKKPKDEVETWLQNVETIKGDIDIGQEPARWMFLSRMQKGEFAFKKTKEVEELYQAGDFTDGLVLDLPERIGHMMPPSTLVGESTAQRTKKEIIACLLDNNVRKIGVYGMGGIGKTTVMKEVNNFLLNESNRFESVIWVTVAKANDIINLQNEIAGKLKLGLPKFEDEITGAAELYTALKDRRYVLILDDLWETFALEKVGIPEPTSANECKIVLATRDLNVCKKMSCQKNIKMELLSEKEARELFLHKIEKDVFNSPDLKAIAEEVLQTCARLPLAIVVTAASFKGLDYEYQWTDALDQLSTSLTGFDDIVEKVRAVLKFSYVRLKEEKLKQCLLHCALYPEDFMIDKEELIDHLIDEGIFERRKSRQLEFCGGYSILKRLENASLLEGGIDAQEKFVKMHDLIRDMVLQVASPEFMVGHLGREDFSDEGNWNEDLVKASLMYKDISTIPSNISPRCPNLSTLLLRGNRSLKNVPDSLFEHLHGLKVLDLSDTGIESLPNSVFSLENLTALRLRWCRKLKHVASLAKLTTLWKLDLGRTGIKEVPDGLEMLVNLTYLDLDAEDLKIMPLGILPKLSRLQYLRFSHKVTVKGEEIERLKKLENVWVRFDDLYEFCSFIRSLKKGALARYKIQVGKSENGFASYIKYDDVEKSVVLEECNLRRRGHGSLVLPEDLQFLNLKTCEDFRSLCDVPSLKHVRELKDIQIGSTFQH